One stretch of Halobacillus litoralis DNA includes these proteins:
- a CDS encoding YgjP-like metallopeptidase domain-containing protein, whose amino-acid sequence MPTLTFGNKTIAYTVERQDVSFIKIYLDDLNGVKVTVSHHKEEAKIQAFVEKKADWILEKWQHTHEDLYAVDALTASENEKIAYLGRSYRLKIDHQDEVRFAFQKGTFLFAYPEKWTEEEANEHLRSEVNDWLFRKASEKFATLSDWQIHAEEDQLKLGMKEDDHVHLNWRLIQRSKQKIQETIEDLIHEKTC is encoded by the coding sequence ATGCCGACCCTTACTTTCGGAAACAAAACCATAGCTTATACGGTAGAGAGGCAAGACGTCTCTTTTATTAAGATCTACCTCGATGATTTGAATGGAGTAAAAGTGACCGTATCCCATCATAAAGAGGAAGCGAAAATCCAAGCTTTTGTTGAGAAGAAAGCGGACTGGATCCTGGAAAAATGGCAGCATACGCACGAAGATTTATACGCCGTTGATGCTCTTACTGCTTCCGAAAACGAAAAGATCGCTTACCTTGGCCGCTCCTATCGGCTGAAGATCGACCATCAGGATGAAGTCCGCTTCGCTTTTCAAAAAGGAACCTTCCTTTTTGCTTATCCTGAAAAATGGACAGAGGAAGAAGCGAACGAACACCTTCGATCAGAGGTGAACGATTGGCTATTCCGTAAGGCCAGTGAAAAATTTGCGACGCTGTCCGATTGGCAAATCCACGCAGAAGAAGACCAGTTGAAGCTTGGAATGAAAGAGGATGACCACGTTCATCTCAACTGGCGTCTGATCCAGAGGTCCAAACAGAAGATCCAAGAAACCATCGAAGATCTTATCCATGAAAAAACGTGTTAA
- a CDS encoding SIMPL domain-containing protein, which produces MYYPGMRQIGREGERRLLKVNGVGKVQVRPDVANVNIGVVTKDKNLEKAQQENAQTMENVRNQLMAAGIAEENIQTADYFIFPEYDYVDGKQEFRGYQVTHTLKVTIDDVSQTGYVIDTAVAAGANRISSIAFTVSDPYQNYQAALKIALGNALANAQTIANTMGLNLDQTPVKIIELGTTPAVPMQSFQKADVLGATATPIEPGTLETVARVEAQFQYFP; this is translated from the coding sequence ATGTATTATCCTGGTATGAGACAGATCGGAAGAGAAGGAGAGAGAAGACTTCTTAAAGTTAATGGCGTTGGTAAAGTTCAAGTGCGGCCGGATGTTGCCAATGTAAACATCGGTGTCGTAACAAAGGACAAAAACTTGGAAAAAGCACAGCAGGAAAATGCCCAAACGATGGAAAACGTCCGCAATCAGTTAATGGCTGCCGGCATTGCGGAAGAAAATATTCAGACAGCGGACTACTTCATCTTCCCTGAGTATGATTATGTGGATGGCAAGCAGGAGTTCCGCGGCTATCAAGTGACCCATACCCTGAAAGTGACGATTGACGATGTGAGTCAAACGGGTTATGTCATTGATACAGCAGTAGCCGCTGGGGCGAACCGGATCTCAAGTATTGCGTTTACAGTGAGCGATCCCTATCAAAATTATCAGGCAGCGTTAAAAATCGCCCTCGGGAACGCGTTAGCGAATGCGCAGACCATCGCGAATACAATGGGATTGAATTTGGACCAAACGCCAGTCAAAATCATTGAATTAGGCACCACGCCCGCGGTTCCCATGCAAAGCTTCCAAAAAGCTGACGTACTCGGAGCGACCGCCACTCCAATTGAACCGGGGACGCTTGAAACCGTCGCCAGGGTAGAAGCCCAATTTCAATATTTTCCGTAA
- a CDS encoding alpha/beta hydrolase: protein MEKVIHGAEEMRFEGNEVGILVSHGFTGTTQSMKPLVEAYARSGYTVCCPRLKGHGTTPEDMESTSHMDWVQSVEEAYTWLKERCSKIFVVGLSMGGTLALYMASEHRDIEGVIPINAAIDIPALENSQGMDERFIDAIGSDIKDPETVELAYDRTPVKSIGELVTLMGKVKDRLDEIHCPIMIFVSDEDHVVPPHNSEVIFESVFSEHKEIIHLENSYHVATLDYDKDMIIERTLEFFQMYTNTK from the coding sequence ATGGAAAAAGTGATACATGGAGCGGAGGAGATGCGCTTCGAGGGTAATGAAGTCGGCATTCTCGTCTCTCACGGGTTTACCGGGACAACACAGAGCATGAAGCCATTAGTCGAAGCGTATGCAAGGTCAGGTTATACCGTCTGCTGTCCGCGGTTGAAAGGGCACGGAACGACCCCAGAGGACATGGAATCGACCTCTCATATGGACTGGGTGCAATCCGTAGAAGAAGCTTACACCTGGTTGAAAGAAAGGTGTTCGAAAATATTTGTCGTCGGGTTATCGATGGGGGGAACCCTTGCGTTGTATATGGCGAGTGAACACCGGGATATTGAAGGCGTCATTCCGATCAATGCAGCTATCGATATACCAGCACTTGAAAATAGTCAGGGAATGGACGAACGATTTATAGATGCGATCGGTTCCGATATCAAGGATCCGGAAACCGTTGAACTGGCGTATGACCGCACGCCGGTGAAATCGATCGGGGAGCTCGTCACGTTGATGGGTAAAGTGAAGGACAGGCTTGACGAAATCCACTGCCCGATCATGATTTTCGTATCGGATGAGGATCACGTCGTTCCACCTCACAATTCAGAAGTCATATTCGAATCGGTGTTTTCTGAACATAAAGAGATCATCCATCTGGAAAACAGTTACCATGTGGCCACACTTGATTATGATAAGGATATGATCATCGAGCGCACGCTGGAATTTTTCCAAATGTACACGAACACGAAATGA
- the zupT gene encoding zinc transporter ZupT — protein sequence MENLLLAFGLTLLAGLATGVGSLIAFFAKTTNTKFLSLALGFSAGVMIYVSMVEIFFKAQDSLVDAMGNEAGRWTTVGAFFGGMLVIALIDKFIPKSGNPHEVKKVEDMANRETAVKDPDLLKMGTFTALAIAIHNFPEGIATFTAALNDPALGLAIAAAIAIHNIPEGIAVSVPVYYATGDKKKAFKLSFLSGLSEPVGAILAYLLLMPFLNDMMFGILFAGVAGIMVFISLDELLPASRRYGEAHLSIYGVVAGMAVMALSLLLFI from the coding sequence ATGGAAAACTTGTTATTGGCATTCGGGCTTACCTTGCTTGCCGGATTAGCCACAGGTGTAGGGAGTTTGATCGCTTTTTTTGCGAAGACGACGAACACGAAGTTCCTTTCTCTTGCGCTCGGTTTTTCGGCAGGGGTTATGATCTATGTATCTATGGTGGAAATCTTTTTTAAAGCACAGGATTCACTCGTCGATGCGATGGGGAATGAAGCAGGTCGGTGGACGACGGTCGGCGCCTTCTTCGGAGGAATGCTCGTCATCGCACTTATCGATAAATTCATACCGAAGTCAGGGAATCCTCACGAAGTGAAAAAAGTGGAAGACATGGCGAACCGGGAAACAGCCGTGAAAGATCCTGATTTATTGAAAATGGGAACGTTCACAGCTTTAGCCATCGCCATTCACAACTTTCCTGAAGGGATCGCGACGTTTACGGCAGCCCTCAATGACCCGGCCTTGGGGTTAGCCATTGCTGCAGCGATTGCGATTCATAACATTCCAGAGGGGATTGCCGTTTCTGTGCCTGTGTACTATGCGACAGGAGATAAGAAAAAAGCGTTCAAGCTCTCTTTCCTCAGTGGTTTATCTGAGCCGGTCGGTGCCATTTTAGCTTATCTATTGTTGATGCCGTTCTTGAACGATATGATGTTCGGTATACTCTTTGCAGGGGTGGCAGGGATCATGGTGTTTATTTCCCTGGATGAACTGCTTCCTGCATCAAGAAGATATGGAGAAGCGCATTTATCGATTTATGGGGTCGTTGCCGGTATGGCTGTCATGGCCTTGAGCCTTCTCTTATTCATATAA
- the yfkAB gene encoding radical SAM/CxCxxxxC motif protein YfkAB, translating to MSTNMKLQALIPSYDPWEAYMDVEEHGKMTLSNIEFTTTTLCNMRCEHCAVGYTLGAKDPEALPMDLLRKRLDEIPHLRTLSITGGEPMMSKKSVENYVVPLLKYAHERGVRTQINSNLTLPYERYIPIIPYLDVLHISHNWGTIEEFIHTGFARMERKPSEENRKKFFDRMVENSQRLSEEGVMVSAETMLNRRTFPYLESIHDHVKEMKCARHEIHPMYPVDFASSLETLSLEQMREGINRLLDHRDDNMWMLFGTLPYYPCSSSPDDLDMLKRLYSEKNVTVRNDPDGRSRLNVNIFSGDIIVTDFGDEPGLGNIQDTKLGDAYENWLSTKTAQSLNCHCPAVKCLGPNVLVKNTYYEGVDFQKRKTNITL from the coding sequence ATGAGTACGAACATGAAGCTTCAGGCGCTTATCCCATCTTATGACCCGTGGGAAGCGTATATGGACGTGGAAGAACACGGAAAAATGACGTTATCGAATATTGAATTTACGACGACGACGCTCTGCAACATGCGTTGTGAGCACTGTGCGGTCGGATATACGCTCGGAGCAAAGGATCCCGAGGCTCTGCCGATGGACCTGCTCAGGAAGCGTCTCGATGAAATCCCTCACCTCAGGACGCTGAGCATCACGGGCGGAGAACCGATGATGTCTAAGAAATCAGTAGAAAATTATGTGGTTCCTCTGCTGAAATACGCCCATGAACGCGGAGTGCGGACACAAATCAACTCGAACTTGACGCTTCCTTATGAGCGTTACATCCCGATCATTCCTTATTTGGACGTTTTACATATTTCCCACAACTGGGGAACGATCGAAGAATTTATCCATACTGGGTTTGCCCGTATGGAACGAAAACCCTCCGAAGAAAACCGTAAGAAATTCTTTGATCGTATGGTGGAAAATTCGCAGCGGCTTTCTGAAGAAGGCGTGATGGTTTCAGCAGAAACGATGCTCAACCGTCGTACGTTCCCTTACCTTGAATCCATCCATGATCATGTCAAAGAAATGAAGTGTGCGCGCCACGAGATTCACCCGATGTATCCCGTGGATTTTGCCAGCAGCTTAGAGACGTTGAGCCTGGAACAAATGCGGGAAGGCATCAACCGGCTTCTTGACCATCGGGATGACAACATGTGGATGTTGTTTGGAACACTGCCGTACTATCCATGCAGTTCTTCCCCAGACGATCTCGATATGCTGAAGCGCCTGTACAGCGAAAAAAATGTGACGGTAAGAAACGATCCGGACGGGCGCTCCCGCCTGAACGTGAACATCTTCTCAGGTGATATTATCGTGACAGACTTCGGCGACGAGCCCGGCCTCGGAAACATTCAAGACACGAAACTTGGCGATGCCTATGAAAACTGGCTGTCTACCAAAACGGCGCAGAGTCTCAACTGCCACTGCCCTGCTGTGAAGTGCCTCGGTCCGAATGTGCTTGTGAAGAACACGTACTATGAAGGGGTCGATTTCCAAAAACGGAAAACGAACATTACGTTATAA